One Rhododendron vialii isolate Sample 1 chromosome 2a, ASM3025357v1 genomic region harbors:
- the LOC131318107 gene encoding uncharacterized protein LOC131318107, translating to MCLNRILDNKIFIHSPQTLSKKNSVLIMAEGSRSARGKSFNSDQDEAICNAYLCISQDPIIGTNQPRSKLWDRIAKKYTEFTGGDVRSDASIKSRWQVIQQACNKYRGYLRQIQRQHQSGMTEQNEIDLAKRHYKDTETKPFANLDCCWAILEHSMKWADLTPPRSDPRSSQMDTSSVPLSPDFSQNPNLDSPDFSQVPNTATTLEDSNPTSGGSVQSPRKRPPGCKASKAKLLKTKKSGNEEREWINLMEKFNQTTSDKESRRAEMEARRVAALERSTTNDERRVALEERKAAIKEKEMEDRIMQMDLDLVQDPQMKAYYQYRKGEILAKWTASSSSNGYFPDFPDY from the exons ATGTGTCTTAATAGAATTttagacaacaaaatttttattcattctCCACAAAcactctccaaaaaaaatagtgtattAATTATGGCAGAAGGAAGTCGTAGTGCGAGAGGAAAATCGTTCAACTCCGATCAAGATGAAGCAATTTGTAATGCTTACTTGTGCATTAGTCAAGACCCGATTATTGGTACCAACCAACCAAGATCTAAATTATGGGATCGGATTGcaaaaaaatacactgaattcACAGGAGGCGATGTACGATCGGATGCTTCTATCAAGTCTCGATGGCAAGTCATCCAGCAGGCTTGCAACAAATATCGTGGATATTTAAGGCAAATTCAAAGGCAACATCAAAGTGGAATGACAGAACAAAATGag ATTGATCTAGCGAAGAGACATTACAAAGATACTGAGACTAAACCTTTCGCCAATTTGGATTGTTGCTGGGCAATCTTAGAACACAGTATGAAGTGGGCGGATTTAACCCCACCCAGGTCCGACCCAAGATCTTCACAAATGGATACAAGTTCGGTCCCGCTATCTCCTgatttctctcaaaatccaaatttagactctcctgatttctctcaagttccaaacacagcgACTACATTAGAAGATAGCAATCCTACGAGTGGAGGTAGTGTTCAGTCTCCAAGAAAGAGGCCTCCCGGATGTAAAGCATCGAAGGCAAAATTATTGAAGACCAAAAAATCAGGAAATGAAGAACGTGAATGGATAAACTTGATGGAAAAATTCAACCAAACTACATCTGACAAGGAAAGTAGGAGAGCTGAAATGGAAGCAAGAAGAGTCGCGGCTTTGGAAAGGTCTACAACAAATGATGAGAGAAGGGTGGCGCTTGAGGAGAGAAAGGCagcaataaaggaaaaagagatggaAGATAGGATTATGCAAATGGACTTGGATTTGGTTCAAGACCCCCAAATGAAGGCTTATTACCAGTATCGCAAGGGTGAAATCTTGGCTAAATGGACGGCTAGCTCAAGTTCGAACGGTTATTTTCCTGATTTTCCTGATTATTga
- the LOC131318104 gene encoding protein ALP1-like: protein MSNLTHRILLGEFDGSSSDDDEIAMAQLIMARQYQKFQRRRQQRGHVGSTSGRAWIPRDRVAADQRLNDDYFCEYPLYDEKLFQQRFRMSRPLFHKILGKLQQHDVTFVQRNDATGAAGLSGIQKMTAALRMMAYGTPADSLDEYLKIGESTAVDSLQNFCRGVISIFEAEYLRKPNEADTARLLHVGNQRGFPGMLGSLDCMHWQWDKCPTAYHGFFSGRSGKPTIVLEAVASYDLWIWHAFFGMPGSFNDINVLDQSHLFDDLSAGRAPPAHFVVNGSQYDMGYYLADGIYPKWATLVQTISQPQGRKKQHFARMQEACRKDVERAFGVLQARWAIVRGPARFWNEEDLGCIMKTCVILHNMIIEDQRDHDASDEITELLSSNPIQVSRDITPALVDFFKNNRRIRSNEAHHSLRNDLIEHLWARNGDEE from the coding sequence atgagCAATTTAACCCACAGAATATTACTGGGAGAATTTGACGGATCTTCCTCCGATGATGATGAGATTGCAATGGCGCAATTGATCATGGCCAGGCaataccaaaaatttcaaagaagacGCCAACAAAGAGGTCATGTTGGTTCTACAAGCGGTCGAGCCTGGATCCCCCGTGACAGAGTTGCTGCTGACCAACGACTCAATGATGATTACTTTTGTGAGTATCCGCTCTACGACGAAAAGTTGTTTCAGCAACGTTTTCGAATGAGTCGACCCTTATTTCACAAGATCTTGGGCAAACTCCAACAACATGACGTGACGTTCGTCCAAAGGAATGATGCAACGGGAGCTGCAGGTCTTTCTGGTATCCAAAAGATGACAGCAGCTCTGAGGATGATGGCATATGGGACGCCTGCTGATAGTCTTGATGAGTATCTCAAGATTGGAGAAAGTACAGCAGTTGACTCTCTTCAAAACTTCTGTAGAGGCGTTATCTCTATTTTTGAAGCAGAATACCtgagaaaaccaaatgaagCAGATACTGCAAGGCTCTTACATGTGGGCAATCAGCGTGGTTTTCCTGGAATGCTAGGCAGCTTAGATTGTATGCATTGGCAGTGGGACAAATGTCCAACTGCTTACCACGGCTTCTTCAGTGGCCGCAGCGGAAAACCCACTATCGTACTTGAAGCAGTTGCATCGTATGATTTGTGGATTTGGCATGCTTTCTTTGGCATGCCTGGGTCATTCAACGATATCAACGTTCTTGATCAATCTCATCTCTTTGATGATCTCAGTGCCGGTCGTGCCCCTCCAGCCCATTTTGTTGTTAACGGGAGTCAGTATGACATGGGGTACTACCTTGCTGATGGTATCTATCCAAAATGGGCGACTCTCGTCCAAACCATTTCTCAACCACAAGGAAGAAAGAAGCAACACTTTGCGAGGATGCAGGAGGCATGTCGCAAAGATGTTGAAAGGGCATTTGGCGTACTCCAAGCGCGCTGGGCAATTGTGAGAGGACCGGCGCGATTCTGGAATGAGGAGGATCTAGGCTGcatcatgaaaacatgtgtCATTTTGCATAACATGATAATTGAAGACCAACGTGATCACGATGCTAGTGATGAAATTACTGAACTTCTTTCTTCCAATCCAATTCAAGTATCGAGAGATATCACTCCTgcattggttgatttctttaaaaataaccGCAGGATTCGATCAAATGAGGCACATCATTCGCTCCGCAATGATCTTATTGAACACCTATGGGCCCGTAATGGAGATGAAGAATGA